The Neodiprion virginianus isolate iyNeoVirg1 chromosome 5, iyNeoVirg1.1, whole genome shotgun sequence genome contains a region encoding:
- the LOC124305433 gene encoding protein prickle-like isoform X5, which produces MAMAMAFQGPGSAAGAPGVPPEPFKSPVQAPPPLQDALMHHQRHSQSDDDSGCALEEYTWVPPGLRPDQVHLYFSALPEDKIPYVGSIGERERVRQLLQQLPPHDNEARYCSGLSEEEKRELRVFAAQRKREALGRGHVSQLERPHGTGCRECSRPIAAAEMAVGASRAGPTALWHPACFVCCICRQLLVDLIYFWRDGRLYCGRHHAETLKPRCCACDEIILADECTEAEGRAWHMRHFACLECDRQLGGQRYVMREGRPYCLHCFDASFAEYCDSCGEPIGVDQGQMSHEGQHWHATESCFCCATCRTSLLGRPFLPRRGAIYCSIACSKGEPPTTPSDSSAGPPLPPTFPRLVRRQPPPASEGSSSPPPPPASRHTLGSPRNSPRMPRKHQQASTASVATMPTQAIPSPVDFSGDSLGSGGSRPGGLDRVLLERNLERLLQERGSLPEETPTELGRLMQARDREPLRYAQGTVPAHASSMPELPPPPPHVNANLSPTDPPTPTSRRVRFQGDESSATPNAPLPPTPLPPNVPRSRSLQPEEAASTSSWGGIGSRVRTEEEESCCSTCSSSSSSDEASAYALPPRRAYGGVRISYVPNDAVACARRRQPPTSQTHKDAEKCVVS; this is translated from the exons ATGGCGATGGCGATGGCCTTTCAGGGCCCCGGATCAGCCGCAGGTGCCCCCGGCGTGCCTCCCGAGCCGTTCAAGAGCCCGGTTCAGGCGCCACCGCCACTCCAGGACGCCCTTATGCATCATCAGAGGCACTCGCAGAGCGACGACGACAGCGGATGTGCCCTGGAGGAGTACACGTGGGTCCCACCGGGTCTGCGTCCCGACCAG GTCCATCTCTACTTCAGCGCGTTACCAGAGGACAAAATACCGTACGTGGGAAGCATCGGTGAACGGGAACGCGTTAGGCAGCTTCTTCAACAGCTGCCACCCCACGACAACGAGGCTCGTTACTGCAGCGGCCTCTCCGAGGAGGAGAAAAGGGAACTGAGGGTGTTCGCGGCCCAGCGAAAACGCGAAGCCCTCGGCCGCGGTCACGTCAGCCAGCTCGAGAGGCCGCATGGGACCGGATGTCGCGAGTGCAGCAGGCCCATCGCCGCGGCAGAAATGGCCGTTGGGGCCTCGCGCGCAGGGCCCACTGCCCTCTGGCATCCCGCCTGCTTCGTCTGCTGCATATGCAGACAGCTCCTCGTTGACCTTATCTACTTCTGGAGGGACGGACGACTCTACTGCGGACGCCACCACGCCGAGACCCTCAAGCCCAGGTGCTGTGCCTGCGACGAAATCATTCTCGCCGACGAGTGCACCGAGGCCGAGGGCAGGGCTTGGCACATGCGGCATTTCGCTTGTCTAGAGTGCGACAGACAG CTGGGAGGTCAAAGGTACGTCATGAGGGAGGGCAGGCCCTACTGTCTCCACTGTTTCGACGCCTCTTTCGCCGAGTACTGTGACAGTTGCGGAGAACCGATCGGCGTCGACCAAGGTCAAATGTCCCACGAAGGTCAGCACTGGCACGCGACGGAGTCCTGCTTCTGTTGCGCCACATGCCGCACATCCCTTTTGGGCAGACCCTTCCTGCCCAGGCGGGGTGCCATCTACTGCAGCATTGCTTGCAGCAAAGGTGAACCACCGACAACCCCGAGCGACTCTTCTGCAGGACCTCCGCTTCCACCAACCTTTCCAAG GTTGGTGAGGCGGCAGCCTCCACCTGCCAGCGAAGGGTCCTCCAGTCCTCCACCGCCTCCTGCCTCGAGACACACCCTCGGTTCACCCAGGAATTCACCCCGCATGCCAAGGAAGCACCAGCAGGCCTCCACCGCGTCCGTCGCGACGATGCCAACGCAGGCAATTCCGTCGCCGGTTGATTTTTCCGGCGACAGTCTCGGCTCGGGTGGATCGAGGCCTGGCGGTTTGGACAGGGTGCTTCTGGAGAGGAATCTCGAGAGGCTTTTACAGGAGAGAGGCTCACTACCGGAAGAGACGCCGACGGAACTGGGAAG ACTGATGCAAGCCAGGGACAGAGAGCCTCTGCGCTACGCCCAGGGAACCGTTCCGGCTCACGCCTCCAGCATGCCGGAACTTCCACCGCCGCCTCCGCACGTCAACGCGAACCTCAGTCCCACCGATCCACCGACTCCAACATCGAGAAGGGTCCGATTCCAGGGGGATGAATCCTCCGCGACGCCAAATGCCCCTCTGCCACCGACACCTCTGCCCCCAAATGTCCCTCGGTCGAGGAGTCTGCAGCCCGAAGAAGCGGCCAGTACTTCTTCATGGG gCGGTATCGGTTCGAGGGTGAGAACGGAAGAGGAGGAGAGCTGCTGTTCGACTTGCAGCTCATCGAGTAGCTCGGACGAGGCATCGGCGTATGCTTTGCCACCCCGTCGAGCCTACGGTGGAGTGAGAATTTCGTACGTGCCAAACGACGCCGTCGCCTGCGCCCGACGTCGGCAACCCCCGACGTCGCAGACGCATAAGGACGCCGAAAAGTGCGTCGTGTCCTGA
- the LOC124305433 gene encoding protein prickle-like isoform X3 — translation MLSPAAVQGASSNVNFQGAPCIHCRELCPAGYVPHFWRKVCRSCRCPREEHQRGSSSETGGSSGLGLGLGPGSPMAMAMAFQGPGSAAGAPGVPPEPFKSPVQAPPPLQDALMHHQRHSQSDDDSGCALEEYTWVPPGLRPDQVHLYFSALPEDKIPYVGSIGERERVRQLLQQLPPHDNEARYCSGLSEEEKRELRVFAAQRKREALGRGHVSQLERPHGTGCRECSRPIAAAEMAVGASRAGPTALWHPACFVCCICRQLLVDLIYFWRDGRLYCGRHHAETLKPRCCACDEIILADECTEAEGRAWHMRHFACLECDRQLGGQRYVMREGRPYCLHCFDASFAEYCDSCGEPIGVDQGQMSHEGQHWHATESCFCCATCRTSLLGRPFLPRRGAIYCSIACSKGEPPTTPSDSSAGPPLPPTFPRLVRRQPPPASEGSSSPPPPPASRHTLGSPRNSPRMPRKHQQASTASVATMPTQAIPSPVDFSGDSLGSGGSRPGGLDRVLLERNLERLLQERGSLPEETPTELGRLMQARDREPLRYAQGTVPAHASSMPELPPPPPHVNANLSPTDPPTPTSRRVRFQGDESSATPNAPLPPTPLPPNVPRSRSLQPEEAASTSSWGGIGSRVRTEEEESCCSTCSSSSSSDEASAYALPPRRAYGGVRISYVPNDAVACARRRQPPTSQTHKDAEKCVVS, via the exons AAAAGTGTGCCGCAGCTGCAGGTGTCCTCGAGAAGAGCACCAGCGGGGTTCCTCGAGTGAGACGGGGGGTTCGTCGGGATTGGGACTGGGACTGGGCCCCGGCTCCCCGATGGCGATGGCGATGGCCTTTCAGGGCCCCGGATCAGCCGCAGGTGCCCCCGGCGTGCCTCCCGAGCCGTTCAAGAGCCCGGTTCAGGCGCCACCGCCACTCCAGGACGCCCTTATGCATCATCAGAGGCACTCGCAGAGCGACGACGACAGCGGATGTGCCCTGGAGGAGTACACGTGGGTCCCACCGGGTCTGCGTCCCGACCAG GTCCATCTCTACTTCAGCGCGTTACCAGAGGACAAAATACCGTACGTGGGAAGCATCGGTGAACGGGAACGCGTTAGGCAGCTTCTTCAACAGCTGCCACCCCACGACAACGAGGCTCGTTACTGCAGCGGCCTCTCCGAGGAGGAGAAAAGGGAACTGAGGGTGTTCGCGGCCCAGCGAAAACGCGAAGCCCTCGGCCGCGGTCACGTCAGCCAGCTCGAGAGGCCGCATGGGACCGGATGTCGCGAGTGCAGCAGGCCCATCGCCGCGGCAGAAATGGCCGTTGGGGCCTCGCGCGCAGGGCCCACTGCCCTCTGGCATCCCGCCTGCTTCGTCTGCTGCATATGCAGACAGCTCCTCGTTGACCTTATCTACTTCTGGAGGGACGGACGACTCTACTGCGGACGCCACCACGCCGAGACCCTCAAGCCCAGGTGCTGTGCCTGCGACGAAATCATTCTCGCCGACGAGTGCACCGAGGCCGAGGGCAGGGCTTGGCACATGCGGCATTTCGCTTGTCTAGAGTGCGACAGACAG CTGGGAGGTCAAAGGTACGTCATGAGGGAGGGCAGGCCCTACTGTCTCCACTGTTTCGACGCCTCTTTCGCCGAGTACTGTGACAGTTGCGGAGAACCGATCGGCGTCGACCAAGGTCAAATGTCCCACGAAGGTCAGCACTGGCACGCGACGGAGTCCTGCTTCTGTTGCGCCACATGCCGCACATCCCTTTTGGGCAGACCCTTCCTGCCCAGGCGGGGTGCCATCTACTGCAGCATTGCTTGCAGCAAAGGTGAACCACCGACAACCCCGAGCGACTCTTCTGCAGGACCTCCGCTTCCACCAACCTTTCCAAG GTTGGTGAGGCGGCAGCCTCCACCTGCCAGCGAAGGGTCCTCCAGTCCTCCACCGCCTCCTGCCTCGAGACACACCCTCGGTTCACCCAGGAATTCACCCCGCATGCCAAGGAAGCACCAGCAGGCCTCCACCGCGTCCGTCGCGACGATGCCAACGCAGGCAATTCCGTCGCCGGTTGATTTTTCCGGCGACAGTCTCGGCTCGGGTGGATCGAGGCCTGGCGGTTTGGACAGGGTGCTTCTGGAGAGGAATCTCGAGAGGCTTTTACAGGAGAGAGGCTCACTACCGGAAGAGACGCCGACGGAACTGGGAAG ACTGATGCAAGCCAGGGACAGAGAGCCTCTGCGCTACGCCCAGGGAACCGTTCCGGCTCACGCCTCCAGCATGCCGGAACTTCCACCGCCGCCTCCGCACGTCAACGCGAACCTCAGTCCCACCGATCCACCGACTCCAACATCGAGAAGGGTCCGATTCCAGGGGGATGAATCCTCCGCGACGCCAAATGCCCCTCTGCCACCGACACCTCTGCCCCCAAATGTCCCTCGGTCGAGGAGTCTGCAGCCCGAAGAAGCGGCCAGTACTTCTTCATGGG gCGGTATCGGTTCGAGGGTGAGAACGGAAGAGGAGGAGAGCTGCTGTTCGACTTGCAGCTCATCGAGTAGCTCGGACGAGGCATCGGCGTATGCTTTGCCACCCCGTCGAGCCTACGGTGGAGTGAGAATTTCGTACGTGCCAAACGACGCCGTCGCCTGCGCCCGACGTCGGCAACCCCCGACGTCGCAGACGCATAAGGACGCCGAAAAGTGCGTCGTGTCCTGA
- the LOC124305433 gene encoding protein prickle-like isoform X2 yields the protein MQDTGIKRSRSSGWIGNLRSRSPNLTFCRLSRAWSSLDHVHRKVCRSCRCPREEHQRGSSSETGGSSGLGLGLGPGSPMAMAMAFQGPGSAAGAPGVPPEPFKSPVQAPPPLQDALMHHQRHSQSDDDSGCALEEYTWVPPGLRPDQVHLYFSALPEDKIPYVGSIGERERVRQLLQQLPPHDNEARYCSGLSEEEKRELRVFAAQRKREALGRGHVSQLERPHGTGCRECSRPIAAAEMAVGASRAGPTALWHPACFVCCICRQLLVDLIYFWRDGRLYCGRHHAETLKPRCCACDEIILADECTEAEGRAWHMRHFACLECDRQLGGQRYVMREGRPYCLHCFDASFAEYCDSCGEPIGVDQGQMSHEGQHWHATESCFCCATCRTSLLGRPFLPRRGAIYCSIACSKGEPPTTPSDSSAGPPLPPTFPRLVRRQPPPASEGSSSPPPPPASRHTLGSPRNSPRMPRKHQQASTASVATMPTQAIPSPVDFSGDSLGSGGSRPGGLDRVLLERNLERLLQERGSLPEETPTELGRLMQARDREPLRYAQGTVPAHASSMPELPPPPPHVNANLSPTDPPTPTSRRVRFQGDESSATPNAPLPPTPLPPNVPRSRSLQPEEAASTSSWGGIGSRVRTEEEESCCSTCSSSSSSDEASAYALPPRRAYGGVRISYVPNDAVACARRRQPPTSQTHKDAEKCVVS from the exons AAAAGTGTGCCGCAGCTGCAGGTGTCCTCGAGAAGAGCACCAGCGGGGTTCCTCGAGTGAGACGGGGGGTTCGTCGGGATTGGGACTGGGACTGGGCCCCGGCTCCCCGATGGCGATGGCGATGGCCTTTCAGGGCCCCGGATCAGCCGCAGGTGCCCCCGGCGTGCCTCCCGAGCCGTTCAAGAGCCCGGTTCAGGCGCCACCGCCACTCCAGGACGCCCTTATGCATCATCAGAGGCACTCGCAGAGCGACGACGACAGCGGATGTGCCCTGGAGGAGTACACGTGGGTCCCACCGGGTCTGCGTCCCGACCAG GTCCATCTCTACTTCAGCGCGTTACCAGAGGACAAAATACCGTACGTGGGAAGCATCGGTGAACGGGAACGCGTTAGGCAGCTTCTTCAACAGCTGCCACCCCACGACAACGAGGCTCGTTACTGCAGCGGCCTCTCCGAGGAGGAGAAAAGGGAACTGAGGGTGTTCGCGGCCCAGCGAAAACGCGAAGCCCTCGGCCGCGGTCACGTCAGCCAGCTCGAGAGGCCGCATGGGACCGGATGTCGCGAGTGCAGCAGGCCCATCGCCGCGGCAGAAATGGCCGTTGGGGCCTCGCGCGCAGGGCCCACTGCCCTCTGGCATCCCGCCTGCTTCGTCTGCTGCATATGCAGACAGCTCCTCGTTGACCTTATCTACTTCTGGAGGGACGGACGACTCTACTGCGGACGCCACCACGCCGAGACCCTCAAGCCCAGGTGCTGTGCCTGCGACGAAATCATTCTCGCCGACGAGTGCACCGAGGCCGAGGGCAGGGCTTGGCACATGCGGCATTTCGCTTGTCTAGAGTGCGACAGACAG CTGGGAGGTCAAAGGTACGTCATGAGGGAGGGCAGGCCCTACTGTCTCCACTGTTTCGACGCCTCTTTCGCCGAGTACTGTGACAGTTGCGGAGAACCGATCGGCGTCGACCAAGGTCAAATGTCCCACGAAGGTCAGCACTGGCACGCGACGGAGTCCTGCTTCTGTTGCGCCACATGCCGCACATCCCTTTTGGGCAGACCCTTCCTGCCCAGGCGGGGTGCCATCTACTGCAGCATTGCTTGCAGCAAAGGTGAACCACCGACAACCCCGAGCGACTCTTCTGCAGGACCTCCGCTTCCACCAACCTTTCCAAG GTTGGTGAGGCGGCAGCCTCCACCTGCCAGCGAAGGGTCCTCCAGTCCTCCACCGCCTCCTGCCTCGAGACACACCCTCGGTTCACCCAGGAATTCACCCCGCATGCCAAGGAAGCACCAGCAGGCCTCCACCGCGTCCGTCGCGACGATGCCAACGCAGGCAATTCCGTCGCCGGTTGATTTTTCCGGCGACAGTCTCGGCTCGGGTGGATCGAGGCCTGGCGGTTTGGACAGGGTGCTTCTGGAGAGGAATCTCGAGAGGCTTTTACAGGAGAGAGGCTCACTACCGGAAGAGACGCCGACGGAACTGGGAAG ACTGATGCAAGCCAGGGACAGAGAGCCTCTGCGCTACGCCCAGGGAACCGTTCCGGCTCACGCCTCCAGCATGCCGGAACTTCCACCGCCGCCTCCGCACGTCAACGCGAACCTCAGTCCCACCGATCCACCGACTCCAACATCGAGAAGGGTCCGATTCCAGGGGGATGAATCCTCCGCGACGCCAAATGCCCCTCTGCCACCGACACCTCTGCCCCCAAATGTCCCTCGGTCGAGGAGTCTGCAGCCCGAAGAAGCGGCCAGTACTTCTTCATGGG gCGGTATCGGTTCGAGGGTGAGAACGGAAGAGGAGGAGAGCTGCTGTTCGACTTGCAGCTCATCGAGTAGCTCGGACGAGGCATCGGCGTATGCTTTGCCACCCCGTCGAGCCTACGGTGGAGTGAGAATTTCGTACGTGCCAAACGACGCCGTCGCCTGCGCCCGACGTCGGCAACCCCCGACGTCGCAGACGCATAAGGACGCCGAAAAGTGCGTCGTGTCCTGA
- the LOC124305433 gene encoding protein prickle-like isoform X1 translates to MSSLAHRRDTMVTGSKRWWRGGCWATRSHQEAYLRKLYSRKNVGVKNCQENAGMPWSPAVYDLPTTDEHYLDAFLRNRNEGNVDCPALSTPRASPTEKCLEFLDGARDCGRGNAAASRVFGDLSKTIDTLEVTEHNLDSLLHARIHPEGYNNAEKVCRSCRCPREEHQRGSSSETGGSSGLGLGLGPGSPMAMAMAFQGPGSAAGAPGVPPEPFKSPVQAPPPLQDALMHHQRHSQSDDDSGCALEEYTWVPPGLRPDQVHLYFSALPEDKIPYVGSIGERERVRQLLQQLPPHDNEARYCSGLSEEEKRELRVFAAQRKREALGRGHVSQLERPHGTGCRECSRPIAAAEMAVGASRAGPTALWHPACFVCCICRQLLVDLIYFWRDGRLYCGRHHAETLKPRCCACDEIILADECTEAEGRAWHMRHFACLECDRQLGGQRYVMREGRPYCLHCFDASFAEYCDSCGEPIGVDQGQMSHEGQHWHATESCFCCATCRTSLLGRPFLPRRGAIYCSIACSKGEPPTTPSDSSAGPPLPPTFPRLVRRQPPPASEGSSSPPPPPASRHTLGSPRNSPRMPRKHQQASTASVATMPTQAIPSPVDFSGDSLGSGGSRPGGLDRVLLERNLERLLQERGSLPEETPTELGRLMQARDREPLRYAQGTVPAHASSMPELPPPPPHVNANLSPTDPPTPTSRRVRFQGDESSATPNAPLPPTPLPPNVPRSRSLQPEEAASTSSWGGIGSRVRTEEEESCCSTCSSSSSSDEASAYALPPRRAYGGVRISYVPNDAVACARRRQPPTSQTHKDAEKCVVS, encoded by the exons ATGTCGAGTCTGGCTCATCGCCGAGACACCATGGTCACCGGGTCGAAACGGTGGTGGCGGGGCGGCTGCTGGGCGACCCGGAGCCACCAGGAAGCCTACCTGCGGAAATTGTACTCCAGGAAGAACGTCGGTGTCAAGAATTGCCAGGAAAATGCCGGAATGCCGTGGTCACCGGCCGTCTACGATCTGCCGACGACCGACGAGCACTACCTCGATGCCTTTCTGAGGAACAGGAATGAGGGAAACGTCGATTGTCCCGCGCTTTCGACGCCCCGAGCCAGCCCGACCGAAAAGTGTCTGGAATTCCTTGACGGGGCCCGGGATTGCGGCCGCGGTAATGCCGCGGCGAGCCGCGTATTCGGCGACCTTTCGAAGACCATCGACACCCTCGAGGTCACCGAGCATAACTTGGACAGCCTTCTTCACGCGAGGATTCACCCCGAGGGTTACAACAACGCCGA AAAAGTGTGCCGCAGCTGCAGGTGTCCTCGAGAAGAGCACCAGCGGGGTTCCTCGAGTGAGACGGGGGGTTCGTCGGGATTGGGACTGGGACTGGGCCCCGGCTCCCCGATGGCGATGGCGATGGCCTTTCAGGGCCCCGGATCAGCCGCAGGTGCCCCCGGCGTGCCTCCCGAGCCGTTCAAGAGCCCGGTTCAGGCGCCACCGCCACTCCAGGACGCCCTTATGCATCATCAGAGGCACTCGCAGAGCGACGACGACAGCGGATGTGCCCTGGAGGAGTACACGTGGGTCCCACCGGGTCTGCGTCCCGACCAG GTCCATCTCTACTTCAGCGCGTTACCAGAGGACAAAATACCGTACGTGGGAAGCATCGGTGAACGGGAACGCGTTAGGCAGCTTCTTCAACAGCTGCCACCCCACGACAACGAGGCTCGTTACTGCAGCGGCCTCTCCGAGGAGGAGAAAAGGGAACTGAGGGTGTTCGCGGCCCAGCGAAAACGCGAAGCCCTCGGCCGCGGTCACGTCAGCCAGCTCGAGAGGCCGCATGGGACCGGATGTCGCGAGTGCAGCAGGCCCATCGCCGCGGCAGAAATGGCCGTTGGGGCCTCGCGCGCAGGGCCCACTGCCCTCTGGCATCCCGCCTGCTTCGTCTGCTGCATATGCAGACAGCTCCTCGTTGACCTTATCTACTTCTGGAGGGACGGACGACTCTACTGCGGACGCCACCACGCCGAGACCCTCAAGCCCAGGTGCTGTGCCTGCGACGAAATCATTCTCGCCGACGAGTGCACCGAGGCCGAGGGCAGGGCTTGGCACATGCGGCATTTCGCTTGTCTAGAGTGCGACAGACAG CTGGGAGGTCAAAGGTACGTCATGAGGGAGGGCAGGCCCTACTGTCTCCACTGTTTCGACGCCTCTTTCGCCGAGTACTGTGACAGTTGCGGAGAACCGATCGGCGTCGACCAAGGTCAAATGTCCCACGAAGGTCAGCACTGGCACGCGACGGAGTCCTGCTTCTGTTGCGCCACATGCCGCACATCCCTTTTGGGCAGACCCTTCCTGCCCAGGCGGGGTGCCATCTACTGCAGCATTGCTTGCAGCAAAGGTGAACCACCGACAACCCCGAGCGACTCTTCTGCAGGACCTCCGCTTCCACCAACCTTTCCAAG GTTGGTGAGGCGGCAGCCTCCACCTGCCAGCGAAGGGTCCTCCAGTCCTCCACCGCCTCCTGCCTCGAGACACACCCTCGGTTCACCCAGGAATTCACCCCGCATGCCAAGGAAGCACCAGCAGGCCTCCACCGCGTCCGTCGCGACGATGCCAACGCAGGCAATTCCGTCGCCGGTTGATTTTTCCGGCGACAGTCTCGGCTCGGGTGGATCGAGGCCTGGCGGTTTGGACAGGGTGCTTCTGGAGAGGAATCTCGAGAGGCTTTTACAGGAGAGAGGCTCACTACCGGAAGAGACGCCGACGGAACTGGGAAG ACTGATGCAAGCCAGGGACAGAGAGCCTCTGCGCTACGCCCAGGGAACCGTTCCGGCTCACGCCTCCAGCATGCCGGAACTTCCACCGCCGCCTCCGCACGTCAACGCGAACCTCAGTCCCACCGATCCACCGACTCCAACATCGAGAAGGGTCCGATTCCAGGGGGATGAATCCTCCGCGACGCCAAATGCCCCTCTGCCACCGACACCTCTGCCCCCAAATGTCCCTCGGTCGAGGAGTCTGCAGCCCGAAGAAGCGGCCAGTACTTCTTCATGGG gCGGTATCGGTTCGAGGGTGAGAACGGAAGAGGAGGAGAGCTGCTGTTCGACTTGCAGCTCATCGAGTAGCTCGGACGAGGCATCGGCGTATGCTTTGCCACCCCGTCGAGCCTACGGTGGAGTGAGAATTTCGTACGTGCCAAACGACGCCGTCGCCTGCGCCCGACGTCGGCAACCCCCGACGTCGCAGACGCATAAGGACGCCGAAAAGTGCGTCGTGTCCTGA
- the LOC124305433 gene encoding protein prickle-like isoform X4: MAWRRQDEEFFEKVCRSCRCPREEHQRGSSSETGGSSGLGLGLGPGSPMAMAMAFQGPGSAAGAPGVPPEPFKSPVQAPPPLQDALMHHQRHSQSDDDSGCALEEYTWVPPGLRPDQVHLYFSALPEDKIPYVGSIGERERVRQLLQQLPPHDNEARYCSGLSEEEKRELRVFAAQRKREALGRGHVSQLERPHGTGCRECSRPIAAAEMAVGASRAGPTALWHPACFVCCICRQLLVDLIYFWRDGRLYCGRHHAETLKPRCCACDEIILADECTEAEGRAWHMRHFACLECDRQLGGQRYVMREGRPYCLHCFDASFAEYCDSCGEPIGVDQGQMSHEGQHWHATESCFCCATCRTSLLGRPFLPRRGAIYCSIACSKGEPPTTPSDSSAGPPLPPTFPRLVRRQPPPASEGSSSPPPPPASRHTLGSPRNSPRMPRKHQQASTASVATMPTQAIPSPVDFSGDSLGSGGSRPGGLDRVLLERNLERLLQERGSLPEETPTELGRLMQARDREPLRYAQGTVPAHASSMPELPPPPPHVNANLSPTDPPTPTSRRVRFQGDESSATPNAPLPPTPLPPNVPRSRSLQPEEAASTSSWGGIGSRVRTEEEESCCSTCSSSSSSDEASAYALPPRRAYGGVRISYVPNDAVACARRRQPPTSQTHKDAEKCVVS, translated from the exons ATGGCTTGGCGAAGACAGGATGAGGAGTTCTTTGA AAAAGTGTGCCGCAGCTGCAGGTGTCCTCGAGAAGAGCACCAGCGGGGTTCCTCGAGTGAGACGGGGGGTTCGTCGGGATTGGGACTGGGACTGGGCCCCGGCTCCCCGATGGCGATGGCGATGGCCTTTCAGGGCCCCGGATCAGCCGCAGGTGCCCCCGGCGTGCCTCCCGAGCCGTTCAAGAGCCCGGTTCAGGCGCCACCGCCACTCCAGGACGCCCTTATGCATCATCAGAGGCACTCGCAGAGCGACGACGACAGCGGATGTGCCCTGGAGGAGTACACGTGGGTCCCACCGGGTCTGCGTCCCGACCAG GTCCATCTCTACTTCAGCGCGTTACCAGAGGACAAAATACCGTACGTGGGAAGCATCGGTGAACGGGAACGCGTTAGGCAGCTTCTTCAACAGCTGCCACCCCACGACAACGAGGCTCGTTACTGCAGCGGCCTCTCCGAGGAGGAGAAAAGGGAACTGAGGGTGTTCGCGGCCCAGCGAAAACGCGAAGCCCTCGGCCGCGGTCACGTCAGCCAGCTCGAGAGGCCGCATGGGACCGGATGTCGCGAGTGCAGCAGGCCCATCGCCGCGGCAGAAATGGCCGTTGGGGCCTCGCGCGCAGGGCCCACTGCCCTCTGGCATCCCGCCTGCTTCGTCTGCTGCATATGCAGACAGCTCCTCGTTGACCTTATCTACTTCTGGAGGGACGGACGACTCTACTGCGGACGCCACCACGCCGAGACCCTCAAGCCCAGGTGCTGTGCCTGCGACGAAATCATTCTCGCCGACGAGTGCACCGAGGCCGAGGGCAGGGCTTGGCACATGCGGCATTTCGCTTGTCTAGAGTGCGACAGACAG CTGGGAGGTCAAAGGTACGTCATGAGGGAGGGCAGGCCCTACTGTCTCCACTGTTTCGACGCCTCTTTCGCCGAGTACTGTGACAGTTGCGGAGAACCGATCGGCGTCGACCAAGGTCAAATGTCCCACGAAGGTCAGCACTGGCACGCGACGGAGTCCTGCTTCTGTTGCGCCACATGCCGCACATCCCTTTTGGGCAGACCCTTCCTGCCCAGGCGGGGTGCCATCTACTGCAGCATTGCTTGCAGCAAAGGTGAACCACCGACAACCCCGAGCGACTCTTCTGCAGGACCTCCGCTTCCACCAACCTTTCCAAG GTTGGTGAGGCGGCAGCCTCCACCTGCCAGCGAAGGGTCCTCCAGTCCTCCACCGCCTCCTGCCTCGAGACACACCCTCGGTTCACCCAGGAATTCACCCCGCATGCCAAGGAAGCACCAGCAGGCCTCCACCGCGTCCGTCGCGACGATGCCAACGCAGGCAATTCCGTCGCCGGTTGATTTTTCCGGCGACAGTCTCGGCTCGGGTGGATCGAGGCCTGGCGGTTTGGACAGGGTGCTTCTGGAGAGGAATCTCGAGAGGCTTTTACAGGAGAGAGGCTCACTACCGGAAGAGACGCCGACGGAACTGGGAAG ACTGATGCAAGCCAGGGACAGAGAGCCTCTGCGCTACGCCCAGGGAACCGTTCCGGCTCACGCCTCCAGCATGCCGGAACTTCCACCGCCGCCTCCGCACGTCAACGCGAACCTCAGTCCCACCGATCCACCGACTCCAACATCGAGAAGGGTCCGATTCCAGGGGGATGAATCCTCCGCGACGCCAAATGCCCCTCTGCCACCGACACCTCTGCCCCCAAATGTCCCTCGGTCGAGGAGTCTGCAGCCCGAAGAAGCGGCCAGTACTTCTTCATGGG gCGGTATCGGTTCGAGGGTGAGAACGGAAGAGGAGGAGAGCTGCTGTTCGACTTGCAGCTCATCGAGTAGCTCGGACGAGGCATCGGCGTATGCTTTGCCACCCCGTCGAGCCTACGGTGGAGTGAGAATTTCGTACGTGCCAAACGACGCCGTCGCCTGCGCCCGACGTCGGCAACCCCCGACGTCGCAGACGCATAAGGACGCCGAAAAGTGCGTCGTGTCCTGA